The genomic stretch ACGAATTGTTGATGATGTTTAAATGTCCAAcctagaaaatataaataaaaacataaagtttacaagtaaaataattttaaattttttttattataagtaTAATGATGGATTATGAAGAGATATTAATGGAATATAGTAACAAATCGACATTATAATGCATTAATTGTAGTACTaatataaaagagagaaaagcTGCATAAACAAAAGGATGAAGAAAATGACGCCAAATGGAGTCACCCACGGGACATACGGTTCACAAGGCAGCATTCACAACCAACTACGCCACTGAAATTATACGTAAATTACAGTttgcatataatatatataggtAAATGGGAAAATGATGGGTGGGCCATGAGCCCCCATGGCCTAAACGTGGCTTCATCAGTGATTCTAGTTATTTATTGATATTATAATAGAACATAGttcataatttcaaatttttatcaAGACTTtcttagttattaatttataataaaataataataataataataataataataataataagtataGGCttaattttgtactattattcataatttaaataaatatattatactaattggaataaaatattaattgttagttttaataacatctatatataattaataataataattatgattagaattagaattaaaattgtgattatatttttattttttattttataatcaaGCATGATTCATAATTCTAAAATATATTCAGAATTtgctaattaattattaatttataatataatggataataataataataataataacattattatagtagtagtagtataaactaataaaaatactttttccgtcccacttaagatgttCTCATTTCCTTTGTAGtttgtctcactcaaaatgtccattttctatttttgtaaaaaaaaatgggaaatCAGAATCTTGAAAAGTTGTACTTATTACTTTCATGTTTTTACGATTATGATTACTTtcgtaatttgattaaaaaatcaaacaaatatCAAAGTTTAAAAACAGATTGTTTTTCAGACGGAATCATAACAAACATGCACGAACACTACATTAATCTAATCCCTTTGATAATTTTTTGATTGATCTTCAATGGAAGCTTCTAGTTCCCAAAGAATAACAATATCGTTGATGTGTTGTTGATATATCTCAGTTTCGAtcttactactactactactttataATGTATCTTGAGAGAGTTGACTTTTTTAACCTGTGGTGGGAAGATGTTATTGACTTTTGGAAAAAGCAGAGTGGGGGCTACCAAATATTTGAGCACAAAATACAATGGAGAAAGGTTAAATAGAAAAAGTTGTTTGCATGTCTAATCGAAGTTGCAGTTGTGTGCAAGGTTTTGGAAAGCAACCCCACCACCAGTGTCTTTTGCAATCAATTAACTTTCTTCAAATTTATGCCTAAATTCATCATTCTTTGTTAGAAGATCGTCGAACATGTTGGTGGTGCCAACTAGCCCTCCCTTCATCAAACTCTACCCAATCACTCATACCAAATTCCCATCTTCCGGTGCCCAATAAATATTCTTAGTTATTACCTCGGTGAAATGGGTCAAAATTGGTATACATATTTACTGATCCATTAGAGTTTGATCCTGGTAAAAAAATTTGTGGAAAACGTAAATATGTACATAAAGTTTACCACACAGAAATAACACAAAAGTGGCTTCTGTATTCTGTCTCATGTCTTGTATTGTCCCTATAGACTAGTTGAGTGGGGCAATAAAAACATACAAAATGAACAGTAAAAACAGAATAAAGTGAGTCTGGAGAATAcccattttaattttactatctCATTTTACCCTTCAAACCCCAAAATGACCGCTATATGCTCTGCATTAATTTATACTTTCATCTCCTATTTCAAAACAATATTATGCTATATAGTATAGGTGTATATCTAGAGCTGGAATGTGATGCAAACTACAATTAGCTGATGCTTATGAAATTAGATAAAAAcccaaaaaatttaataaaactaTAAAAGAGTAAATATGATGAATGAATAAAAAGTGGGGTGCAAGTATCCCACTTCAATCGGCTCCATTAATTCCAATAATAAAGGTTGCGTAACTAGTGCCCAAACCCACTTATAGAGCCCTACCCCTTTTAAAATAAGTGTAGTGATGCATATATGTAAGTTTATAattaatggagtaatatttatatgGTGACACATTCAATTAGGATCGAAGCTTGAGATAAGATATGCCTTTATTTCGTTTGGTAGCATTCTCGCTTATATTGATAAGGTGATAATGACATGCAACATGTTATTTTCAACAACAAATCAATAAATAGAAATAGAGTGGTAATGTAGAGCCATAAATTGGTCCAATTCGATGTATAAAAGCACAAGAAATCCAAACTCAACGTGTTAGTAAGTTTGATACAATTTATAAACATAGACTACACATTCTAATAGTACTGTCTCTAACgatgaaaacaaaaatatctTATCAAAATCATCTTTTACGAAGATAATAGCAAAAAAATCTTGttttagtagtatatttttttacgGAAAACcactaataaaattatactccacgTACCAGTACCACATCaatatcaatataaaaataaaaataaaaataaatttaaattgtgAGATATGCCTTAGCCGCATCATAGCAACCACCTTGAATGCATTAATTACTATCCCGGTCAGtaaaataatttcacattttactattttgagtATCCATGATTTAAAGTTTCatttatcaacttttattttAACTAGATAGACCCCATGATTCATCTAAattattacactcacattctattataaaattaatatttaaaaacgAAGTCAACAttccattaatttatttttgcatttttttccaCAAAGTGAAACAACTTTTTAACAGGTACCGAGTCAAAATAGGACTATAAATGACGAACGAACAAAGGGATTACAAAATTACTGCACTAGTCACgaccttttattttatttacagtAGAGttataatattagtatattacAACGAAATAATTAATGTGTTAAAAATTCTGAATTCAAATTTATGTATTCGTAAACGCATTTTGAGAGACAATAATATCCCCCAGCAGGCAGAGGCAGCACGCACGTACAAACTAGATACGCGCATCGAAATGCAACGCATGAGTTATATATAGAGAGCGAATTGGTAAATTTACGCAActgaattttcacaaaatttgacaggaaaaaaatgaaaggtAGTATATCGAAGCCATTGTCGAGCCCTAGACGGGCGGAGAAGTTTCCGCCGCCGCTAATGCGGTTCCTGCGAAGCAACGTCGGcagccggagccggagccggaGCAGGTCGCGGTCGAGTCCCATATTTAACCTCCGCGGAAGGAGAAGCGCGCCGGCAGCCATCGAAGAACCATCCTCGCCGAAAGTCACCTGCATCGGCCAAGTCCGCATCCGCCGCTCCAAGGCCACGAGAGCCGTGAAAAAACGCCGCCGCTGGAAAAGCCTCTGCTTCGGAAACAATCCGTTAGGCGGATTGCTCTGCAAGTGCAGCTCAATTTTCGGGTGGGGATACAGCAAAAAGGTCGATTCCAAAATTGAAAACCTAAGCAATGGACATTATGAGAGCCCCGCCGAAAATAAAAGGGGATTTATGGAAACTTATTCCCCTCCAAAAAATGCGTTGATGTTGACCAGATGCAGATCTGCTCCCTACAGATCTTCGTCCTTGGGAGGTCGATTTTGGGGCTTCGATAATGAAGACAAATCGGATGAATTAGCGATAAGCAGCAATagtgaaaaagaagaagaagaattagaAGAGATGGAGAATTCAGCTGaaaatgttgaagaaatgaagaaaattggcGGCGATGCGCAGCGGCTAAGGAGGTGTAAATCGGAGCCGGCGAGTACAGGAGAAAGACTAGCTGTTTCACAACCCAGTTTAATTGTTAGGGGATGATGTTGCCTGGTAAATCAATTTCATTAACTTTCTATTATTTGTTGGTTGCTGCTCATCAAACTTCTTTCGTTACTCTTTTTAATTACTgtgaataatatttttttcaaaattaaaataacatcatTTCGGTTTTATTTTTCTCCTACTACTCTTTTGTGACttaattcacaaaataatactccactaTTATTATACAATAAAATTTAAGTCACAAAGCAATATTATTATACAATAAAATTGCATATCAGAAAAATCCTCATGTGTACTGCTTCTACTATCTTTGCAACTTTTTCAAATGAGTACATTTTCAATGTAAGTAATCCCTCGTAGTAATAGAgacatttttttaaatagagaataataaaaatgtgtgtaatgtattaaataaaaagataatggaGTATGAGATTGGAAAGTAGAAATAAGAAATGTGTTGATTCCACTATTAtggaacataccaaaatgacaaaatgactctactaatATAGAACGGATAGAGTAATTTGATTAGACCTATATTCACCTTTTGCTATATGATTTGAGATCAAGTCAATTGTAGTAATTAGTCAATTCATGTGAACATTTCAATACGATTATGTAACTTGTAACTGGAACTAGAGAATATATATGTACAAGTGGTAAAGTTGATAATTGAGTTACTAGCATATAGATGGATGGTGtaataaaaatgcaaaaaaatgcATAACTTAACGTGGCAGCGGTGATATGcgcataaataaatttatttggcATTGAGCTCATTTTTGTTGTACTTGGCTTTAGAGCATTCACAGtaggacggatgtcccggcggacatcccgacgtacttcccaa from Salvia splendens isolate huo1 chromosome 4, SspV2, whole genome shotgun sequence encodes the following:
- the LOC121800774 gene encoding uncharacterized protein LOC121800774, which produces MKGSISKPLSSPRRAEKFPPPLMRFLRSNVGSRSRSRSRSRSSPIFNLRGRRSAPAAIEEPSSPKVTCIGQVRIRRSKATRAVKKRRRWKSLCFGNNPLGGLLCKCSSIFGWGYSKKVDSKIENLSNGHYESPAENKRGFMETYSPPKNALMLTRCRSAPYRSSSLGGRFWGFDNEDKSDELAISSNSEKEEEELEEMENSAENVEEMKKIGGDAQRLRRCKSEPASTGERLAVSQPSLIVRG